From the genome of Frateuria soli:
CTGCTCGCATGAGCGAGCTGCGCTACCCGAGCACGCGCGGGCAGGCGCCCGCGGCCACCCTGAGCGAGGCCATCGCCGCCGGCCTGGCGCCGGATGGCGGGCTGTACGTGCCCGAACGCCTGCCGTCGATCCAGTCGGCCGCGTTCGACCCGGACGGCGATCTGGCCGCCACCGCGACCACCCTGCTCGCGCCATTCTTCGCCGGCGATCCGCTGGGCGATGCCCTGCCCGCGATCTGCGCCGAGGCCTTCACCTTCGAGGCGCCGCTGCATCCGCTGGCACGCCCGGACGCATCGCTGCTGGAGCTGTTCCACGGCCCGACCGCGGCCTTCAAGGACTTCGGTGCGCGCTTCCTCGCCGCCTGCCTGCGCCGGCTGCGCGCCCCGGATGCGCGCCCGCTCACGATCCTGGTCGCCACTTCCGGCGATACCGGCGCGGCGGTCGGCGCCGCCTTCCATCGCCAGCCGGGCGTACGCGTGGCGATCCTCTACCCGGACGGCCGCGTCTCGCCACGCCAGGCGCACCAGCTTGGCTGCTTCGGCGACAACGTGCACGCGCTGCGCGTGGCCGGCAGCTTCGACGACTGCCAGCGCATGGTGAGGGCGGCGCTCAACGACAGCCGACTGCAGGCACACGTGCCGCTGTCCTCGGCCAACAGCATCAGCCTGGGCCGCCTGCTGCCGCAGATGGCCTACTACGCGCATGCCGCGCTGCAGGTGCAACGCGCGCATGGTGTGCCACTGGACCTGATCGTGCCCACCGGCAACCTCGGCAACGCCACCGCGGCGGTGTGGACGCGCGCGATCGGCTTGCCGATCGGCCGCATCATGCTGGCCTGCAACGCCAACGCCACGCTGCCGGAGTTCTTTGCCGGGGCGGCGTACCGCCCGCGTGCTGCCGTCCCCACGCTGGCCAACGCGATGGACGTGGGCGCACCGAGCAACTTCGAGCGGATACGCTGGACCTGCCGCGGGGATGCCGCGCTACGCGAGGCCGTCACCGCGGCGAGCGTGGATGACCAGGTCATCCGCACCACGCTGCTGGCCCACGCCAGTGCGCACGGCGAATTGCTGTGCCCGCATACCGCGACCGCCATGCACCTGCTCGACCGCGAGCCGGTACACACGCAAGGGCATTGGGCCGTGGTCGCCACCGCGCACCCGGCGAAATTCGAGCAGGTGCTCGAGCCATTGCTGGGCCGGGCGGTGCCGGTCCCGCCCACGCTCGCCGGGATGCTTGCACGGGCGTCCCGGGCCGAGCCGCTGGCCGCCGATCCCGTCGCGCTGGCGGCCTGGCTGGCGCGCTGAATCGCCGGCGCTCAGAACAGGTCGATGCTGCCGGTGCTCATCGGCTCGGCGGCCAGCGCGCCGCGCCGGACCAGTTCCTCGTAACCATGGGTCCGGTTGCGTCCGTTCTCCTTGGCGAAGTACAGCGCCTTGTCGGCCCGGTCGATCACCGTTTCGGGTAATCGCCCGCCGCGGCCAGCGCGTAGCCGCCGCTGACGCTCACGTGGCCGACCTGCGGAAACGGGTAATCGCCACCCGCTCGCGGAAGCGTTCGGGCGCCTGGCGGGCCTCCGCTTGGTCGTGGCCGGCCAGCAGGGTCACGAACTCCTCGCCGCCGACGCGGAACAGCATGTCGCCTTGGCGGAAGCTGGCGCGCATCTGCTGCGCCAGCAGCAGGATCACCTGGTCGCCGTAGATGTGGCCGTAGCGACGCGCGCTTGAGCGGCTCGCGACGGCCAGTGCGGGACCGGTGGCGCGGCGTGCCTTTTCACCGGCTTGACGGCGGTTGCGCAAGCCTTGCGGGCACCCGCTTCCGCCGGAGTCCACGACATGCCGAACAACCCCCAGCATCCCGAACCACCGATCGCCCAGCCGGGCAAACAGCGGCCGGACGAGGAAATCCGCAGCCCTGGCCATGCCAGCCCTGCCAGGGATGCCGAACCCGATCCGCTCGGCAGTCCGCTGGTGGAAAACGACCCGCTGCAACCGCCGCCTCCCTGAGCGTCTTCTCACCCGCGTCTTCCGGGGCGAGCCGCACGACCGAAAAGCGGGCGCCCGCGCAATTGCCAGGCCGCCCGCCGGGCTAAACTCCCGCGCATGGCCCCTCCTCCCCGCAAGCGCCAGCGCCGCACGCCGCCGACCACGG
Proteins encoded in this window:
- the thrC gene encoding threonine synthase, whose protein sequence is MSELRYPSTRGQAPAATLSEAIAAGLAPDGGLYVPERLPSIQSAAFDPDGDLAATATTLLAPFFAGDPLGDALPAICAEAFTFEAPLHPLARPDASLLELFHGPTAAFKDFGARFLAACLRRLRAPDARPLTILVATSGDTGAAVGAAFHRQPGVRVAILYPDGRVSPRQAHQLGCFGDNVHALRVAGSFDDCQRMVRAALNDSRLQAHVPLSSANSISLGRLLPQMAYYAHAALQVQRAHGVPLDLIVPTGNLGNATAAVWTRAIGLPIGRIMLACNANATLPEFFAGAAYRPRAAVPTLANAMDVGAPSNFERIRWTCRGDAALREAVTAASVDDQVIRTTLLAHASAHGELLCPHTATAMHLLDREPVHTQGHWAVVATAHPAKFEQVLEPLLGRAVPVPPTLAGMLARASRAEPLAADPVALAAWLAR
- a CDS encoding diguanylate cyclase domain-containing protein produces the protein MRNRRQAGEKARRATGPALAVASRSSARRYGHIYGDQVILLLAQQMRASFRQGDMLFRVGGEEFVTLLAGHDQAEARQAPERFRERVAITRFRRSAT